The Anser cygnoides isolate HZ-2024a breed goose chromosome 19, Taihu_goose_T2T_genome, whole genome shotgun sequence genome contains a region encoding:
- the LOC106047107 gene encoding urotensin-2 receptor-like, producing the protein MEPNGTAAAGGNGTAGGGGGGGGGPPGGGGPLLIPSAFGTVLSVMYVAGVAGNVYTLVVMCHSARCAAPMYSSIVSLALADLLYLSTIPFIVCTYLAQDWYFGDLGCRILLSLDLLTMHASIFTLTLMCTERYLAVTRPLDTLKRSRGYRKVTAGAVWSVSLLLTLPMMLMVTLTEGSKAEGKVKRMCAPTWSVDAYRTYLTVLFSTSIMAPGIIIGFLYTRLARTYLESQRNPPHKEKSRRSPRQKVLIMIFSIVLVFWACFLPFWIWQLVRLYSSSLQLTTQTQKCINYLVTCLTYSNSCINPFLYTLLTKNYREYLRNRHRNFYRFTSSFRKRGSNLQCSWGRSMSSSNQYDYSSEALGMATLKDK; encoded by the coding sequence atGGAGCCCAacgggacggcggcggcggggggcaaCGGgacggcggggggcggcgggggcggcgggggaggcccccccgggggcggAGGCCCCCTGCTCATCCCGTCGGCGTTCGGGACGGTGCTGTCGGTGATGTACGTGGCCGGGGTGGCGGGCAACGTGTACACGCTGGTGGTGATGTGCCACTCGGCGCGCTGCGCCGCCCCCATGTACAGCTCCATCGTCAGCCTGGCCCTGGCGGACCTGCTGTACCTCTCCACCATCCCCTTCATCGTCTGCACCTACCTGGCCCAGGACTGGTACTTCGGGGACCTGGGGTGCCGCATCCTGCTCAGCCTCGACCTGCTCACCATGCACGCCAGCATCTTCACCCTCACCCTCATGTGCACCGAGCGCTACCTGGCCGTCACCCGGCCCCTGGACACCCTGAAGAGGTCGCGGGGCTACCGCAAGGTGACGGCGGGCGCCGTCTGGTCGGTCTCGCTGCTGCTGACGCTGCCCATGATGCTGATGGTCACCCTGACCGAGGGGAGCAAGGCGGAGGGCAAGGTGAAGAGGATGTGTGCACCCACCTGGAGCGTGGACGCCTACCGGACCTACCTGACGGTGCTGTTCAGCACCAGCATCATGGCCCCGGGAATCATCATCGGCTTCCTCTACACACGCCTGGCCAGGACCTACCTGGAGTCTCAGAGGAACCCGCCCCACAAGGAAAAGAGCAGGAGGTCCCCCCGGCAGAAGGTCCTCATCATGATTTTCAGCATCGTGCTGGTCTTCTGGGCCTGCTTCCTGCCTTTCTGGATCTGGCAGCTGGTGCGACTCtacagcagctccctgcagctcacCACCCAAACCCAAAAGTGCATTAACTACCTGGTGACCTGCCTGACCTACAGCAACAGCTGCATCAACCCCTTCCTCTACACCCTGCTCACCAAAAACTACCGGGAGTACCTGCGCAACCGGCACCGCAACTTCTACAGGTTCACCTCCTCCTTCCGCAAGAGGGGCTCCAACCTGCAGTGCTCCTGGGGACGCTCCATGTCCTCCAGCAACCAGTACGACTACAGCTCGGAGGCCCTGGGCATGGCCACGCTGAAGGAcaagtga